A stretch of Thermodesulforhabdus norvegica DNA encodes these proteins:
- the cmr6 gene encoding type III-B CRISPR module RAMP protein Cmr6, translating into MRKRKAQRPPRSGNSSRIFRPLPGDVDAAVNRCLEEGSFNFGLYFNKWLRVTEVEAKNEPLIQYNFQVRPVTAGQGAGAQKYQLSEVLENFDRLRGKLSEVLKKRRELIDNACSAFKKLGYSELSFEAELRTALIVGLGNASPVERGFTLHWTMGIPYIPAESVKGVVRLAFLVEKAGEDDGFFKHWADEDGDYLLAVRNLFGCPEGRSQEDRVPSHRGKVVFLDALPLDVPKFTAEITTCHYGDYYAGLRGPAEDQNPNPVPFLAVAPGVRFRFVMLTAQELPQTERKELEKAFKAALQEHGFGAKTALGHGRFSL; encoded by the coding sequence ATGCGGAAGCGTAAAGCGCAAAGGCCGCCCCGTTCAGGCAACAGTTCCCGTATCTTCCGGCCTCTTCCCGGGGATGTCGATGCTGCCGTGAACCGGTGTCTTGAAGAAGGCTCCTTCAATTTCGGCCTCTACTTCAACAAGTGGCTACGGGTGACTGAAGTGGAAGCGAAAAATGAACCTTTGATCCAGTACAACTTTCAGGTGCGACCTGTTACCGCAGGTCAGGGAGCAGGGGCGCAGAAGTATCAATTAAGCGAGGTCCTCGAAAATTTCGACAGATTACGGGGTAAATTGTCGGAGGTTTTGAAAAAGCGCCGGGAGTTAATCGATAACGCCTGTAGTGCTTTTAAAAAACTGGGCTATTCGGAATTATCCTTCGAAGCAGAACTCAGGACCGCACTGATCGTGGGTCTCGGCAACGCCAGTCCGGTTGAAAGAGGTTTCACCTTACACTGGACCATGGGTATTCCCTACATTCCCGCGGAAAGCGTTAAGGGCGTCGTGAGGCTTGCCTTTCTGGTGGAGAAAGCCGGAGAAGACGACGGTTTTTTTAAACACTGGGCCGACGAAGACGGTGACTATCTTCTGGCCGTAAGGAACCTCTTCGGTTGCCCTGAAGGCAGATCGCAGGAGGACAGAGTTCCGTCCCATAGAGGGAAAGTGGTCTTTCTGGACGCTTTGCCTCTGGACGTGCCGAAATTCACGGCGGAGATTACCACCTGCCATTACGGGGACTACTACGCAGGATTAAGAGGGCCCGCAGAGGACCAGAATCCCAATCCCGTTCCCTTTCTCGCCGTAGCACCGGGAGTGAGATTCCGGTTCGTCATGCTCACGGCACAGGAACTGCCCCAGACGGAACGGAAAGAGCTGGAGAAAGCCTTTAAGGCGGCCCTTCAGGAACACGGCTTCGGTGCCAAGACGGCTCTCGGGCATGGAAGGTTTTCTCTGTGA
- a CDS encoding tetratricopeptide repeat protein has protein sequence MNRQAEEAKVLVFRHPEKEAPAVEEPTPAEREEPTAGLDEELSEFVDSLIDGRISVEKIRREAANLYAEVELLRRENRWNDILELCHPVEEKISHILHAGCEEPIVGIVVFALTQLKRFDEALGLALKMLSQKPDDFRLNAQVAYIAYANLQAARNREVLLTPENRRKLIDTAHKHLARCQELRPNGVTSFYRRGVLYKDLQGKPQKARPYFEQAVKNWRAYSEEERERHHQERKNYVKSLYNLALCLIEDEPARALSFIRACIEEDGRTGYLGAVHKYYTLGKVYRQMGSIDRAVQALERALVDADPAVHAHVYHLIALCYMDKNNPQKALEVLHPIPRKARKPYILRLMASAHVAMGAKDKGRSLLLQAAEADRKGRHKALLELARIEITCGEFRKALDYLEKAENFFREKYGNPYMDGLFWKAVVMIKLGDLKKAGEVLEELHRFNPRYPGLKKLMKVVSRKEVK, from the coding sequence ATGAATCGTCAGGCCGAGGAAGCCAAAGTTCTGGTTTTCAGGCATCCTGAAAAAGAGGCTCCGGCAGTGGAAGAGCCGACTCCGGCGGAAAGGGAAGAACCGACTGCCGGGCTCGACGAAGAGCTGTCCGAATTTGTGGATTCTCTTATCGACGGCAGAATATCCGTTGAAAAAATTCGTCGGGAGGCGGCAAATCTCTACGCCGAAGTGGAATTGCTCCGGCGTGAAAATCGCTGGAATGACATCCTCGAACTGTGCCATCCCGTTGAAGAAAAGATTTCACACATCCTTCATGCAGGCTGCGAAGAGCCGATCGTCGGGATCGTCGTTTTCGCACTGACCCAGTTAAAGCGTTTTGACGAGGCCCTCGGTCTTGCCCTGAAGATGCTTTCCCAAAAACCCGATGACTTCCGCCTAAATGCTCAGGTCGCCTACATTGCCTATGCCAACCTTCAGGCGGCAAGGAACCGTGAAGTTCTGTTGACGCCGGAAAACAGACGAAAGCTCATAGATACGGCTCACAAACACCTGGCCCGATGTCAGGAACTTCGGCCCAACGGAGTTACCAGCTTTTACCGCCGTGGAGTTCTCTACAAGGACCTTCAGGGAAAGCCTCAAAAGGCGAGACCCTACTTTGAACAGGCCGTTAAAAACTGGAGGGCCTATTCAGAAGAGGAGCGGGAGCGACATCACCAGGAGCGGAAGAATTACGTTAAGTCTCTGTATAATCTTGCTCTCTGTCTCATTGAAGACGAGCCCGCGAGAGCCCTTTCCTTCATAAGGGCCTGCATAGAAGAAGACGGCCGGACTGGATATCTCGGCGCCGTTCACAAGTATTACACTCTGGGAAAGGTCTATCGACAGATGGGATCGATTGACAGGGCAGTCCAGGCGCTGGAAAGAGCTCTCGTTGATGCAGACCCGGCCGTACACGCGCACGTGTACCATCTCATTGCGCTGTGCTACATGGACAAAAACAATCCCCAAAAGGCTCTGGAAGTGCTCCATCCTATTCCCCGAAAAGCCCGGAAACCTTACATCTTGCGGCTCATGGCGTCGGCTCATGTGGCAATGGGCGCTAAAGACAAGGGACGGTCTCTGCTGTTGCAGGCGGCCGAAGCCGATAGAAAGGGTCGCCATAAAGCTTTGCTCGAACTCGCCCGTATTGAAATTACCTGCGGTGAATTCCGGAAAGCCCTGGATTATCTGGAAAAAGCGGAAAACTTCTTCCGGGAAAAATACGGAAATCCCTACATGGACGGGCTTTTCTGGAAGGCCGTCGTTATGATCAAGCTCGGGGATTTGAAAAAAGCGGGAGAAGTCCTCGAGGAACTCCACCGCTTCAATCCCAGATATCCGGGGCTGAAGAAGCTCATGAAGGTGGTGAGCCGTAAGGAAGTGAAGTGA
- a CDS encoding CRISPR-associated primase-polymerase type A1 — protein sequence MVGETSEVKAGRVDYDLLIRRLESALADEKGRERVRNLVAGSSLWMSLPPEQAVKWAEIAAAVGRTDVAKKVLEYVTDAYPDCIAAWKSRCDLLERPQPAQEEKFDPGDSFDRYRAVERGLKRYMEIFRGREDCFARQWVDRESRSCGYSPVRRPITEKDVLDHLKGLRTYGIYLLQKDSHVRLGVIDVDCGLIRKPSKLSPGEKQQVKDEVVYVLRRLPELAGDLGLKCLCEFSGGKGYHFWFPVNRPVPAAKMRLMLAGVKNRLEKDLKAFTLEVFPKQDRLSGKGLGNLVKLPLGVHRLTGKKSFFLNEKDRSLEAQLEFLERVELNDANLFESVEGAPSPAVLIHPEHSAWERSYPELAALSKRCSVLSHLIYGCIAGRHLTLREEKVLLGTISFLKRGRTLLHHLLKRLPDYNPHLVDYKISRVRGTPLGCKTIHRLLGVAGDFCIFEHQDSYDHPLLHLRGEYEAAVVRSAKAERVENLQDALDLLRTAIESVQRFLPGGGGCD from the coding sequence ATGGTCGGGGAGACTTCGGAAGTAAAGGCGGGACGGGTTGACTACGACCTTTTGATAAGACGGCTGGAGAGCGCCCTTGCAGACGAGAAGGGTCGTGAGAGAGTTAGAAATCTCGTTGCCGGGAGCTCTCTCTGGATGAGTTTGCCTCCCGAGCAGGCCGTGAAATGGGCAGAAATTGCCGCAGCAGTCGGGCGAACGGACGTTGCTAAAAAGGTTCTGGAATACGTAACCGACGCCTATCCCGACTGCATTGCGGCGTGGAAAAGCAGGTGCGATCTTCTGGAAAGACCTCAGCCGGCTCAGGAAGAAAAGTTCGATCCCGGGGATTCCTTCGACAGATACCGGGCCGTTGAGCGTGGTTTGAAGCGCTACATGGAAATTTTTCGCGGTAGAGAAGATTGCTTTGCCCGCCAGTGGGTCGATCGAGAAAGCCGCAGCTGTGGATACAGCCCCGTAAGAAGACCGATAACCGAAAAGGATGTGCTCGATCACCTGAAGGGACTGCGCACTTACGGCATTTACCTTCTCCAGAAGGACAGCCACGTCAGGCTCGGGGTTATAGACGTTGACTGCGGGCTTATCAGGAAGCCTTCAAAGCTTTCTCCGGGAGAAAAACAGCAGGTTAAGGATGAGGTTGTTTATGTGCTGAGGAGGCTTCCCGAACTGGCGGGCGACCTCGGTCTTAAGTGCCTTTGCGAATTCAGCGGAGGAAAAGGCTACCACTTTTGGTTTCCCGTAAACAGGCCCGTTCCCGCGGCAAAGATGCGCCTGATGCTGGCAGGAGTAAAAAACAGGTTGGAGAAGGATCTAAAGGCCTTCACTCTGGAGGTTTTTCCCAAGCAGGACAGGCTTTCCGGTAAAGGTCTGGGGAACCTGGTTAAGCTTCCCCTGGGAGTACACAGATTAACCGGGAAGAAGTCTTTCTTTCTTAACGAAAAAGATCGAAGCCTTGAAGCGCAACTGGAGTTCCTCGAGAGGGTCGAGCTCAACGACGCAAACCTTTTTGAGTCCGTAGAAGGCGCTCCTTCCCCTGCCGTTCTGATTCACCCGGAACACTCCGCCTGGGAAAGAAGCTATCCGGAATTGGCCGCCCTGTCGAAGAGGTGTTCGGTTCTCTCTCACCTCATTTACGGGTGTATTGCCGGCAGACATCTGACGCTAAGAGAAGAAAAGGTCCTTCTCGGAACGATATCGTTTTTGAAGAGGGGAAGAACTCTTTTGCATCATCTCCTGAAGCGACTTCCCGATTACAATCCTCACCTGGTTGATTACAAGATTTCACGGGTTAGAGGAACACCTCTTGGGTGCAAAACCATACACCGACTGCTGGGTGTGGCAGGCGATTTTTGCATCTTTGAGCATCAGGATTCTTACGATCACCCGCTTCTCCACCTCAGAGGCGAATACGAAGCGGCGGTTGTGAGGTCCGCAAAGGCGGAGAGGGTGGAAAACCTGCAGGATGCCCTGGATTTGCTGAGAACTGCTATTGAGTCGGTTCAGAGGTTTCTGCCCGGAGGAGGTGGCTGTGACTGA
- the cas1 gene encoding CRISPR-associated endonuclease Cas1, whose protein sequence is MEKFYVLESGAYIKKEGAVLAVFRGRQKIGEIPLRGLKQLVLVGRSSFSGAVLDVLIRERIETVLLTPEGRFRARLVVDEHAHVERRRAQYLVLSDPEASLNVARKIVSAKLRDMAHFLMRKSEGGKEELLRESAIQIRALARLAEETPSLETLRGLEGHGSSVYFSVFSRLIGNKSFFFEERSRRPPRDPVNAMLSFVYTLLTGEVLTAVQSVGLDPYLGALHAVEYGRPSLACDLVEEWRTFMGERFVLRLINLGMVKPEDFVFRTSVAADGVDEEDLRKNRPVEMKPAMLRAFLQAYEKWMQTRLRCPLTGQKRNFRGLIHDQSRRFARFLLGEDDEYRPFPWWEVA, encoded by the coding sequence ATGGAGAAGTTCTACGTTCTGGAGTCCGGTGCTTACATAAAGAAAGAAGGGGCCGTGCTGGCCGTTTTCAGGGGAAGGCAGAAAATAGGCGAAATTCCCCTGAGGGGTCTGAAACAGCTTGTTCTGGTCGGAAGATCGTCCTTCAGCGGTGCAGTTCTGGACGTGCTTATTCGCGAACGGATTGAAACGGTACTGCTTACTCCCGAGGGGCGGTTTCGGGCACGTCTCGTCGTGGACGAACATGCCCATGTGGAGAGGCGGCGGGCTCAGTATCTGGTACTTTCCGATCCTGAAGCATCCCTTAATGTGGCTCGAAAGATCGTGTCGGCGAAGTTAAGAGACATGGCCCACTTTCTCATGAGGAAATCGGAGGGGGGAAAAGAGGAATTACTGAGAGAATCGGCAATTCAGATAAGGGCTCTAGCACGCCTTGCCGAAGAGACCCCTTCTCTGGAAACCCTTCGAGGTCTGGAAGGTCACGGCAGTTCTGTGTATTTCAGTGTTTTTTCCAGGCTCATCGGAAACAAGAGCTTTTTCTTTGAAGAGCGAAGCAGAAGGCCTCCCCGAGATCCCGTCAATGCGATGCTGTCCTTTGTTTACACGCTTCTTACGGGGGAGGTGCTCACTGCCGTTCAATCCGTCGGCCTTGATCCTTATCTGGGTGCTTTGCATGCGGTGGAGTACGGAAGACCCTCACTGGCCTGTGATCTCGTTGAGGAGTGGCGTACCTTCATGGGCGAGCGCTTTGTGTTAAGGCTGATTAACCTGGGTATGGTTAAGCCGGAGGATTTTGTTTTCCGAACGAGCGTTGCGGCGGACGGTGTGGATGAGGAGGATCTCAGGAAAAATAGACCCGTGGAGATGAAGCCCGCAATGTTAAGGGCCTTTTTGCAGGCCTACGAGAAGTGGATGCAAACCCGGCTTCGGTGCCCTCTGACCGGCCAGAAGCGAAACTTCAGGGGGCTGATTCACGATCAGTCAAGACGCTTTGCCAGGTTTCTCCTGGGCGAAGATGACGAATACAGACCTTTTCCCTGGTGGGAGGTAGCCTGA
- the cas2 gene encoding CRISPR-associated endonuclease Cas2, translating to MFYLVSFDISDDRIRYRVVKELKGYGYRVQKSVFECPSMTEKRFLRLKDRLEMLIDWTTDSVRYYRLCRGCLRDVEVSGLGSAPDVEKYGMV from the coding sequence ATGTTTTATCTTGTGAGCTTTGACATAAGCGACGACAGGATCAGATACCGCGTGGTGAAAGAGCTGAAGGGCTACGGCTACAGGGTTCAGAAATCGGTGTTTGAATGTCCCTCCATGACGGAGAAGAGATTTCTCAGGTTAAAAGACCGTCTGGAGATGCTCATCGATTGGACGACCGACAGTGTTAGATATTACAGGCTCTGCCGTGGGTGTTTGAGAGATGTTGAAGTTTCAGGACTGGGTTCCGCTCCCGATGTTGAAAAATACGGTATGGTATAG
- the cas6 gene encoding CRISPR system precrRNA processing endoribonuclease RAMP protein Cas6, giving the protein MSFDRFDLPFTILEVKCLARDRIELPPFQGSTLRGALGVALKRVCCTLRRQSCETCPLQVSCVYVYFFETPLLASGPDGARYRRAPHPFVFRVDVNREPLVIQPGETLTFGLTVMGRALNWLPYVAAAIEQMRRIGIGRGRGTFELVRISSVDPAGSVLEVIYEDGSLRFPERPLSLKSLKINDRSPSNRFSIHFVTPLRLRYRQKLVDKPDFHIIIGNLLQRVHLLCRIHGDAPDAYPEVEEMLTMARDVTIVDMRARWYDWQRYSHRQRQKMRLGGIIGSVTYEGDPTPFEPYLTAGSVLHIGKNTGFGLGRYTWEYA; this is encoded by the coding sequence ATGTCCTTCGATCGGTTTGATCTTCCTTTTACCATCCTTGAGGTAAAATGTCTCGCGAGGGATAGGATTGAACTCCCTCCCTTTCAGGGAAGTACGCTTCGAGGGGCGCTCGGGGTAGCATTAAAAAGGGTCTGCTGTACCTTACGACGTCAGTCCTGTGAAACCTGCCCTCTGCAGGTCTCCTGCGTCTATGTCTATTTCTTCGAAACCCCGCTTCTGGCGTCAGGGCCTGACGGAGCGCGCTACCGGCGTGCACCTCATCCCTTCGTTTTCCGTGTTGACGTAAACCGGGAACCGCTGGTGATCCAGCCGGGCGAAACGTTGACCTTTGGCCTGACCGTTATGGGCCGGGCTTTAAACTGGCTGCCCTACGTAGCCGCCGCAATCGAGCAGATGAGGCGCATCGGCATAGGTCGGGGGCGTGGGACCTTCGAACTCGTCCGAATCAGTTCGGTTGACCCGGCGGGGTCGGTTCTGGAGGTCATCTACGAGGACGGGAGCCTTAGATTTCCGGAACGGCCACTGTCCTTAAAAAGCCTGAAAATAAACGATCGCTCCCCGTCGAACCGTTTCAGCATTCATTTCGTGACACCGCTTCGTTTGCGCTATAGACAGAAGCTCGTCGATAAACCCGACTTTCACATCATAATTGGCAATCTCCTCCAGCGAGTCCATCTCCTGTGCAGGATCCACGGCGACGCCCCGGATGCATATCCGGAGGTCGAAGAGATGCTGACCATGGCGCGGGACGTTACCATAGTTGACATGAGAGCAAGGTGGTACGACTGGCAACGCTATTCCCATCGGCAGCGGCAGAAGATGCGCCTTGGTGGTATAATCGGTTCCGTAACCTACGAAGGCGACCCGACCCCTTTCGAACCCTATCTCACGGCGGGTTCGGTCCTGCACATAGGTAAAAACACGGGATTCGGCCTGGGCCGCTACACATGGGAGTATGCCTGA
- the cas10 gene encoding type III-A CRISPR-associated protein Cas10/Csm1, whose translation MGREWLARHYGEGMVAAGAGAHHARDEEAWKSSRTLVLFEADNCAAAERRTRLNEPGEHGRWDRTLQLLNPFSRVRNPHETRPGTSPRLSYLPLPRPGPNGPEWHVPVLEEGQNDSGAYRTLWNAFEEEFGALKKNNGHRNVHAVLHLLEKYTSAVPSITLRIGGADADRAAEKHADISLFDHLKTTAAIMLCLLDYYREQYGERFEKRVLIEEITGEATWAPDAPCPFLLVGGDISGVQRFIYTISSKGALKSLKGRSFFLELFLELTVDRILEELDLFRCNVIFTGGGHLYIIVPNTKKAAGVLRSVEKEANEYLLENFAGALEIFIRWVPFNKAALRDVSGLWGKLSLEIERAKKRRWEGFLDRLFGGPAEPHRDCYTSRCEVCGREDKPLGELAPGITEGILACDGCREQYVLGDMLQKASAETLTPVVYRWDGQAPEGTRVLPVGKNFLSLSAKYDVGLAREASAVYHVNEWNLAKFRHPQSRPLLAGIYLPPKKELRELESMAEAGIGASRLGVIRMDVDRLGRVFSSAVPKDERSFALMTSISRNLSLFFKYHINGILADMEGYPRPQRIIAESRGESFKRLVSVVYAGGDDVFLIGHWLDVLEAALDIRNAFAVFTANPFITLSCGMALGHVHDPVYRLAQAAGEAEEGLAKRVAGRRTMVFFERHALPWEEGAGSDVRALCEFLSILAPFLDVDDNDRRLVLRQGGLSIGFLYRFYELVRQQRKLGGWIVPKLAYIFGRTTVSENLVPDWRELKDYVFSRRAGGWRHLEVGLMIILMALRKGEK comes from the coding sequence ATCGGTCGGGAGTGGCTAGCCCGTCACTACGGTGAAGGGATGGTTGCCGCCGGAGCCGGGGCACACCACGCACGGGACGAAGAAGCCTGGAAGAGCAGTAGAACGCTGGTCCTCTTTGAGGCGGACAACTGTGCGGCGGCGGAACGGCGGACTCGCCTGAATGAGCCCGGTGAGCACGGCCGATGGGACCGGACCCTTCAACTGCTAAACCCTTTCTCAAGGGTTCGTAATCCTCACGAGACCCGGCCCGGAACCAGTCCCCGGCTTTCTTACCTGCCTTTACCCCGACCCGGGCCGAACGGACCGGAATGGCACGTGCCGGTGTTAGAAGAAGGGCAGAACGATTCCGGGGCGTACCGGACACTGTGGAACGCTTTTGAAGAGGAATTTGGCGCACTAAAAAAGAACAACGGTCACCGGAACGTCCACGCGGTGCTCCATCTCCTGGAAAAATACACAAGTGCCGTGCCTTCCATCACTCTTCGGATCGGAGGGGCCGATGCCGATCGAGCGGCCGAAAAACATGCCGACATTTCGCTCTTCGATCATCTCAAGACGACCGCCGCCATCATGTTGTGCCTTCTGGATTATTACAGGGAACAATACGGCGAGCGCTTCGAGAAAAGAGTTCTCATAGAAGAAATAACCGGAGAAGCAACCTGGGCACCCGATGCACCGTGTCCGTTTTTGCTGGTTGGGGGCGACATCTCGGGCGTCCAGCGCTTCATCTACACGATTTCCTCGAAAGGAGCGCTGAAATCTCTGAAAGGCCGTTCCTTCTTTCTGGAGCTTTTTCTGGAACTCACGGTGGACCGGATCCTTGAGGAGCTCGATCTTTTCCGCTGCAATGTAATCTTCACGGGTGGAGGGCACCTGTACATTATCGTTCCCAACACAAAAAAGGCGGCCGGGGTTCTCAGGAGCGTCGAAAAAGAGGCCAACGAGTATCTCCTGGAAAACTTTGCGGGCGCCCTTGAGATCTTCATCCGCTGGGTTCCCTTCAACAAGGCGGCTCTTCGGGATGTGTCAGGGCTGTGGGGCAAGCTTTCGCTAGAAATCGAGCGGGCTAAGAAACGCCGGTGGGAAGGGTTTCTGGACCGTTTATTCGGCGGGCCGGCCGAACCGCATCGGGACTGCTACACCAGTAGGTGTGAGGTATGCGGTCGCGAGGACAAACCCCTCGGTGAGCTGGCCCCGGGGATAACGGAAGGTATTCTGGCCTGTGACGGATGCCGTGAACAGTACGTACTGGGCGATATGCTCCAGAAGGCCTCGGCGGAAACGTTGACTCCCGTCGTGTACCGCTGGGATGGTCAAGCGCCAGAAGGGACGCGAGTTCTTCCTGTTGGAAAAAACTTCCTTTCTCTGTCCGCCAAATATGACGTCGGCCTGGCGCGCGAAGCATCGGCCGTTTACCACGTGAACGAATGGAATCTGGCAAAGTTCCGCCATCCCCAGAGCCGGCCGCTTCTTGCCGGGATCTACCTGCCTCCCAAGAAGGAGTTACGAGAGCTGGAATCAATGGCCGAGGCGGGCATAGGTGCTTCACGACTCGGGGTTATTCGAATGGATGTTGATCGGCTGGGGCGGGTATTTTCCAGTGCTGTGCCGAAAGATGAGCGAAGTTTTGCGCTCATGACCTCCATATCGCGAAACCTGAGTCTATTTTTCAAATACCACATAAACGGGATTCTCGCGGATATGGAAGGGTATCCCAGGCCTCAGAGGATCATCGCAGAGTCCAGGGGTGAGTCCTTTAAGAGGCTGGTGTCGGTAGTATATGCAGGCGGAGACGATGTGTTTCTCATCGGCCACTGGCTTGACGTTCTTGAAGCAGCCCTGGACATTCGTAATGCCTTTGCAGTCTTTACGGCAAATCCCTTTATCACCCTTTCCTGCGGAATGGCCCTTGGGCATGTTCATGACCCGGTGTATCGACTTGCTCAGGCGGCGGGAGAGGCAGAAGAGGGTCTGGCCAAAAGGGTGGCAGGGCGCAGGACGATGGTGTTTTTCGAACGGCATGCTTTACCCTGGGAAGAGGGCGCAGGTTCCGATGTTCGGGCTCTGTGTGAGTTTCTCAGCATTCTTGCGCCCTTTCTTGATGTGGACGACAACGACAGAAGGCTTGTTCTCAGACAGGGCGGCTTGTCTATAGGCTTTCTTTACAGGTTCTATGAACTGGTCCGCCAACAGCGGAAGCTGGGAGGATGGATCGTTCCCAAGCTTGCCTACATCTTCGGCAGGACTACTGTTTCGGAGAACCTGGTGCCTGATTGGCGAGAATTGAAGGATTACGTCTTTTCTCGCCGGGCCGGGGGATGGAGGCATCTTGAGGTAGGGCTGATGATCATATTGATGGCACTGCGTAAAGGGGAGAAATAG
- the csm2 gene encoding type III-A CRISPR-associated protein Csm2, with amino-acid sequence MSKQSVKGPLDEHVETFKKELRRLDELTADRLVEIARVVGEDLKVRDIKLNQIRRFLDGVRKVEADLSRRDADFSRVRDKIVLLQPKLAYAAGRHSELRKFAEILEAAVRSGAEKEENFWKLLRFIEGVIAYHRFYGGKES; translated from the coding sequence ATGAGCAAGCAATCCGTAAAAGGACCTTTGGACGAACACGTTGAGACCTTTAAAAAAGAATTGAGGAGGCTTGATGAGCTTACCGCTGACCGTCTGGTGGAAATTGCCCGGGTGGTCGGGGAGGATCTCAAGGTCAGAGACATAAAGTTGAACCAGATTCGGCGGTTTCTGGACGGTGTGCGCAAGGTTGAGGCGGATTTGAGCAGGCGGGATGCCGATTTTTCCAGGGTTCGGGATAAGATAGTGCTACTTCAACCTAAGCTGGCCTATGCGGCAGGAAGACATTCAGAACTCAGGAAATTTGCGGAAATTCTCGAAGCGGCCGTTCGTTCAGGCGCCGAAAAAGAGGAGAACTTCTGGAAACTGCTCAGGTTCATCGAGGGCGTCATAGCTTATCATCGCTTTTACGGAGGGAAGGAGTCATGA
- the csm3 gene encoding type III-A CRISPR-associated RAMP protein Csm3 gives MSGLTDYRKLLGKILISGTMTCLTGLHIGASKESLEIGALDAPVVRDPITKEPYVPGSSFKGKLRALLEKAFPDLLPNRDGGSKTSRHECLNWEKGKNCNKNFGNIEMSYPGDLNCPVCRLFGSLGDKNFPARLKVRDMRLTEESRQVLERIDTGLLYTEWKFENGIDRITSAANPRSLERVPAGTIFRCSMVYDVEDLNQMVEDLRNLQFALRLLENDSLGGHGSRGYGHVVFSFDRCEARSIDFYRWERKADNSQTFSSFDGEVLEGLKNFFAIRSGNGQ, from the coding sequence ATGAGCGGTTTAACGGATTATCGCAAACTCCTTGGAAAAATTTTGATTTCCGGGACCATGACCTGCCTGACGGGTCTGCACATAGGTGCGTCTAAGGAATCTCTCGAGATCGGCGCCTTAGATGCACCCGTTGTGAGAGATCCGATCACAAAAGAACCTTACGTGCCCGGTTCTTCATTTAAAGGAAAACTTCGGGCGCTTCTGGAGAAGGCTTTCCCCGATCTCCTGCCCAATCGGGACGGCGGTAGCAAGACCAGCCGGCACGAGTGCCTCAACTGGGAAAAAGGAAAGAACTGTAATAAGAATTTCGGCAACATCGAGATGAGTTACCCCGGTGATCTTAATTGTCCCGTATGCAGGCTCTTCGGGTCTTTGGGAGATAAGAACTTCCCGGCCCGGCTGAAGGTAAGAGATATGAGGCTGACGGAAGAGAGCCGTCAGGTGCTTGAAAGAATTGACACGGGCCTGCTCTACACCGAGTGGAAGTTCGAAAACGGGATTGATCGCATTACCTCGGCGGCAAATCCGAGAAGTCTCGAGCGCGTGCCCGCGGGGACGATCTTCCGGTGTTCCATGGTTTACGATGTGGAAGATCTGAATCAGATGGTTGAAGATCTTCGGAATCTTCAATTTGCCCTGAGACTTCTGGAAAACGATTCCCTGGGCGGACACGGTTCCAGAGGATACGGCCACGTGGTCTTTAGCTTTGACAGGTGCGAAGCCCGTAGTATTGACTTCTACAGATGGGAGAGAAAAGCCGACAACAGCCAGACCTTTTCGTCCTTTGACGGGGAAGTGCTGGAAGGGTTGAAGAATTTCTTTGCTATCAGAAGCGGGAACGGGCAATGA